A window from Carassius gibelio isolate Cgi1373 ecotype wild population from Czech Republic chromosome B3, carGib1.2-hapl.c, whole genome shotgun sequence encodes these proteins:
- the si:ch211-198m17.1 gene encoding mucin-2 isoform X1, with amino-acid sequence MFLTGRLFLLIAISTSAVIGTSTVSTDSSNNSTDSPISASSTATVAVTSIPSENTTAPFTNNATTPPLSTHAGNGTSLPLSTQGKVTGSSTVAPEQATSSSVSTPGNATVSPAPVTTAVANSASPVVPTLENATDHPVTSPGNATTTPLPEPGNSTTPPQTTKANDTTPPISTPSNSTASPITTPSYVTVTTQTTTGNVTTANIATTPRLTTDISNITTPNATAPPLTTTVNATAPQLTTTVNATAPPLTTTVNAPAPQLTTTVNATAPQLTTTVNATAPPLTTTVNATAPQLTTTVNVPATQLTTTVNATAPPLTTTVNVPAPQLTTTVNATAPPLTTTVNATAPQLTTTVNATAPQLTTTVNATAPPLTTTVNATAPQLTTTVNATAPPLTTTVNATAPQLTTTVNAPATQLTTTVNATAPPLTTTVNATASQLTTTVNATAPPLTTTVNATASQLTTTLNATAPQLTTTVNATAPQLTTTVNATAPPLTTTLNATASQLTTTLNATAPPLTTTVNATAPPLTTTVNATAAPLTTTVNATTPPLTTPGRNATVNTTTPPIATTGNTTTGNATQPTQSTPGNATIPSITNSTTGPTVSTTNPTNTATTPATCPTVTCPPLSVCVKSICQCVTGTIPLNNACVETKTFPSALRVNRTFVEAMNNPQSPEFQKIAKEIIVVVNEALRNQSNYISSTVTTLTPGSVVATVHSFFEPNSPVTQAMVTTAMTDAINNCETTSCGILANAQYKATNLCDQNPPPCDTNTTSCTANDGTPICTCKAGHVSSSYQPRSCTVCPSGYKAENNTCVRCPFGYSGFNCDDSSLLALVVVACVLGGILLIVILAVLIYICVTRCNKKSSSNYFNSPYPAEEFQAAWPTQGITRIPRVNLTSNSSIDATGNSLEMSEEPGKKDYSNGLSGSFDLTTDGMRTFKDINPTRYSYLVGHENPYFIHGDEKR; translated from the exons CTGTAATAGGCACATCCACTGTGAGCACAGATTCATCCAATAATTCGACAGACAGCCCGATCAGTGCTTCCTCTACTGCTACTGTTG CAGTAACAAGCATTCCATCTGAGAATACAACTGCACCATTCACAAACAATGCCACCACCCCACCGCTGTCGACGCATGCTGGTAATGGCACATCTCTACCTTTATCTACTCAAGGCAAGGTGACAGGCTCGTCTACAGTTGCACCAGAACAGGCTACCAGTTCATCAGTGAGTACACCAGGAAATGCCACAGTTTCACCTGCACCTGTAACAACAGCAGTGGCCAACTCCGCAAGTCCAGTTGTACCTACACTGGAGAATGCTACAGACCATCCTGTAACTTCACCAGGCAATGCCACAACTACTCCTTTACCTGAGCCAGGCAACAGCACAACCCCACCCCAAACTACAAAAGCTAATGACACTACTCCTCCCATTAGCACACCAAGCAACAGCACAGCTTCACCAATTACAACACCAAGCTATGTAACAGTTACAACACAGACTACAACAGGTAATGTTACAACAGCAAACATTGCAACTACTCCACGCTTAACCACAGATATTTCAAACATAACTACACCAAATGCTACTGCACCACCCCTAACTACAACAGTAAATGCAACTGCACCACAATTAACTACAACAGTAAATGCTACTGCACCACCCCTAACTACAACAGTAAATGCTCCTGCACCACAACTAACTACAACAGTAAATGCTACTGCACCACAACTAACTACAACAGTAAATGCTACTGCACCACCCCTAACTACAACAGTAAATGCTACTGCACCACAACTAACTACAACAGTAAATGTTCCTGCAACACAACTAACTACAACAGTAAATGCTACTGCACCACCCCTAACTACAACAGTAAATGTTCCTGCACCACAACTAACTACAACAGTAAATGCTACTGCACCACCCCTAACTACAACAGTAAATGCTACTGCACCACAACTAACTACAACAGTAAATGCTACTGCACCACAACTAACTACAACAGTAAATGCTACTGCACCACCCCTTACTACAACAGTAAATGCTACTGCACCACAACTAACTACAACAGTAAATGCTACTGCACCACCCCTAACTACAACAGTAAATGCTACTGCACCACAACTAACTACAACAGTAAATGCTCCTGCAACACAACTAACTACAACAGTAAATGCTACTGCACCACCCCTAACTACAACAGTAAATGCTACTGCATCACAACTAACTACAACAGTAAATGCTACTGCACCACCCCTAACTACAACAGTAAATGCTACTGCATCACAACTAACTACAACATTAAATGCTACTGCACCACAACTAACTACAACAGTAAATGCTACCGCACCACAACTAACTACAACAGTAAATGCTACTGCACCACCCCTAACTACAACATTAAATGCTACTGCATCACAACTAACTACAACATTAAATGCTACTGCACCACCCCTAACTACAACAGTAAATGCTACTGCACCACCCCTAACTACAACAGTAAATGCTACTGCAGCACCACTAACTACAACAGTAAATGCTACTACACCACCTCTAACTACACCAGGGAGAAACGCAACAGTAAACACTACAACACCACCCATAGCTACAACAGGAAATACTACAACAGGGAATGCTACCCAACCAACTCAGTCTACACCAGGAAATGCTACTATACCATCCATAACCAACTCAACGACTGGACCCACTGTTTCTACTACTAACCCAACTAACACTGCAACCACACCAG ctaCCTGTCCTACAGTGACCTGCCCACCACTCAGTGTCTGTGTGAAATCCATCTGTCAGTGTGTGAcaggaactattcctttaaataacgCCTGTGTGGAAA CTAAAACCTTCCCTAGTGCACTGCGGGTGAACCGCACTTTTGTAGAGGCTATGAACAATCCACAATCACCTGAATTTCAGAAAATTGCTAAAGAGATCATTGTTGTG GTAAATGAAGCTCTGCGTAACCAGTCAAACTACATTAGCAGCACAGTAACTACGTTGAC GCCTGGCAGCGTAGTGGCCACAGTACACAGTTTTTTTGAGCCCAATTCTCCAGTCACACAGGCAATGGTTACAACTGCCATGACTGATGCTATAAATAATTGTGAGACGACAAGCTGTGGCATTCTTGCTAATGCCCAATACAAAG CAACCAATTTGTGTGACCAAAATCCTCCTCCTTGTGATACTAACACTACATCGTGTACGGCCAACGATGGGACACCTATATGTACCTGCAAAGCTGGCCATGTATCTAGCTCTTACCAGCCCAGAAGCTGCACAG TTTGCCCTAGTGGCTACAAAGCGGAGAACAACACCTGTGTTCG ATGCCCATTTGGCTATTCTGGATTCAACTGTGATGAct CCTCTTTGTTGGCTCTAGTGGTAGTGGCGTGTGTGTTAGGGGGAATTCTGCTCATTGTGATTTTGGCTGTTCTCATTTACATCTGTGTGACTCGTTG CAATAAGAAGTCAAGCAGCAATTATTTCAACAGCCCGTACCCTGCTGAGGAGTTCCAGGCCGCGTGGCCCACTCAGGGCATCACCCGTATTCCACGTGTCAATCTGACATCTAATTCCAGCATTGATGCCACTGGCAACAGTCTAGAGATGTCTGAAGAGCCAGGAAAGAAAGACTACAGTAATGGATTG TCGGGCTCGTTTGACCTCACAACAGATGGTATGAGGACCTTTAAGGACATAAACCCCACACGCTACTCTTATCTGGTGGGTCATGAAAACCCCTATTTTATACATGGAGATGAGAAGAGATGA
- the si:ch211-198m17.1 gene encoding protein HEG homolog 1 isoform X2: MFLTGRLFLLIAISTSAVIGTSTVSTDSSNNSTDSPISASSTATVAVTSIPSENTTAPFTNNATTPPLSTHAGNGTSLPLSTQGKVTGSSTVAPEQATSSSVSTPGNATVSPAPVTTAVANSASPVVPTLENATDHPVTSPGNATTTPLPEPGNSTTPPQTTKANDTTPPISTPSNSTASPITTPSYVTVTTQTTTATCPTVTCPPLSVCVKSICQCVTGTIPLNNACVETKTFPSALRVNRTFVEAMNNPQSPEFQKIAKEIIVVVNEALRNQSNYISSTVTTLTPGSVVATVHSFFEPNSPVTQAMVTTAMTDAINNCETTSCGILANAQYKATNLCDQNPPPCDTNTTSCTANDGTPICTCKAGHVSSSYQPRSCTVCPSGYKAENNTCVRCPFGYSGFNCDDSSLLALVVVACVLGGILLIVILAVLIYICVTRCNKKSSSNYFNSPYPAEEFQAAWPTQGITRIPRVNLTSNSSIDATGNSLEMSEEPGKKDYSNGLSGSFDLTTDGMRTFKDINPTRYSYLVGHENPYFIHGDEKR, from the exons CTGTAATAGGCACATCCACTGTGAGCACAGATTCATCCAATAATTCGACAGACAGCCCGATCAGTGCTTCCTCTACTGCTACTGTTG CAGTAACAAGCATTCCATCTGAGAATACAACTGCACCATTCACAAACAATGCCACCACCCCACCGCTGTCGACGCATGCTGGTAATGGCACATCTCTACCTTTATCTACTCAAGGCAAGGTGACAGGCTCGTCTACAGTTGCACCAGAACAGGCTACCAGTTCATCAGTGAGTACACCAGGAAATGCCACAGTTTCACCTGCACCTGTAACAACAGCAGTGGCCAACTCCGCAAGTCCAGTTGTACCTACACTGGAGAATGCTACAGACCATCCTGTAACTTCACCAGGCAATGCCACAACTACTCCTTTACCTGAGCCAGGCAACAGCACAACCCCACCCCAAACTACAAAAGCTAATGACACTACTCCTCCCATTAGCACACCAAGCAACAGCACAGCTTCACCAATTACAACACCAAGCTATGTAACAGTTACAACACAGACTACAACAG ctaCCTGTCCTACAGTGACCTGCCCACCACTCAGTGTCTGTGTGAAATCCATCTGTCAGTGTGTGAcaggaactattcctttaaataacgCCTGTGTGGAAA CTAAAACCTTCCCTAGTGCACTGCGGGTGAACCGCACTTTTGTAGAGGCTATGAACAATCCACAATCACCTGAATTTCAGAAAATTGCTAAAGAGATCATTGTTGTG GTAAATGAAGCTCTGCGTAACCAGTCAAACTACATTAGCAGCACAGTAACTACGTTGAC GCCTGGCAGCGTAGTGGCCACAGTACACAGTTTTTTTGAGCCCAATTCTCCAGTCACACAGGCAATGGTTACAACTGCCATGACTGATGCTATAAATAATTGTGAGACGACAAGCTGTGGCATTCTTGCTAATGCCCAATACAAAG CAACCAATTTGTGTGACCAAAATCCTCCTCCTTGTGATACTAACACTACATCGTGTACGGCCAACGATGGGACACCTATATGTACCTGCAAAGCTGGCCATGTATCTAGCTCTTACCAGCCCAGAAGCTGCACAG TTTGCCCTAGTGGCTACAAAGCGGAGAACAACACCTGTGTTCG ATGCCCATTTGGCTATTCTGGATTCAACTGTGATGAct CCTCTTTGTTGGCTCTAGTGGTAGTGGCGTGTGTGTTAGGGGGAATTCTGCTCATTGTGATTTTGGCTGTTCTCATTTACATCTGTGTGACTCGTTG CAATAAGAAGTCAAGCAGCAATTATTTCAACAGCCCGTACCCTGCTGAGGAGTTCCAGGCCGCGTGGCCCACTCAGGGCATCACCCGTATTCCACGTGTCAATCTGACATCTAATTCCAGCATTGATGCCACTGGCAACAGTCTAGAGATGTCTGAAGAGCCAGGAAAGAAAGACTACAGTAATGGATTG TCGGGCTCGTTTGACCTCACAACAGATGGTATGAGGACCTTTAAGGACATAAACCCCACACGCTACTCTTATCTGGTGGGTCATGAAAACCCCTATTTTATACATGGAGATGAGAAGAGATGA